Genomic window (Magnolia sinica isolate HGM2019 chromosome 10, MsV1, whole genome shotgun sequence):
AAtccccctctttttttttcactGAATGGCAAGGGTTAAAATGCATTAAGGCCGACTAAAAGGGAACAACAAAATGTCAGGAGGAATtacaaggatgaagaagaaccatCCTGGTGCAAAGACCCAAAGACCCCAGAAATCTTCTCGTAAGCGCCATGAAGAACTCAAGACCTAAAACACAATCAATGACCCCCGCGGATTTATCTGATTTACTCTCAAAGGTTACTTCTGCTCCTAAACTGGTCCACCATAGGGGGCCtggtctctctttttcttctttttatttttattttttattcatcttAGAGTAATGAAAAGACTTtattaaagaaagagagaataatAATACAACCAGAAAACACTGAGACTTCAAAGCAGGCAAAACATTGCATGCAACCCCAAGAAAACCCCAGCCTAAGGCAATAGATGCATTTCCTAGCCTATATGATCTGCCTAGAAGCCCCCTCTTTTGTATGGACACCTGCAATCATTTGCTTCCCTTCCAAtgtgaagaaaaagaaatcgGGAGGCCTTTGCATAAATCCAGCGATTCCAGAATCTTGTCCGCCACTCTCCATGGTCATCAACCCGAAGTAACCCAATGGAAGACATGTTTGGAGTCCCCCCTCAGTTGCTGCTGGCTTTAAAAAACATATGGACACTACTATTTTCGTTGATCTATGTCATTCATCTAGCAGGCCCCACCATGGGATGGCTCATGCCCCAATAGATCCCTATCAAACTTAAAAATGGACAATTCCAAccaatgatccacactcaataaGGCTTAGTCTGACTATCTACATCATTCAATGGGGGATATCTTCAAGATGGGCATCTCCAATCGACAATGGCACCCACTACACGAATGACATTAACTATAAAAAGCCAAACAAATTCCTCAACTAAACATTGTATTTTTCCACATTTATAAACCATCTCAGCTTGAATTTAGGAAAAAGCATTCCTCCTATCAATACATTATTTACCTCATGAGATGGCTTAGCCCCCACTAATTTAGCTACGTGACCAGTTTCAAGAGATCCATTCTGCAAAGGGTTGAGAAGAATGATAATTTCCAACATGGTTAAACATGAAAACAGATGACTGATTCAAGAGAACATAAAGCACAACCTTAACATTCAAAGCAAAAGGCAAAAGCACATCATTTCAATGAGACTCTGTTTGGACAACAAAAATCCCCAGTATTAGGATtcccatacaatcataatgacaGCGACTAGAGTCCGCAACAAGGTTTGCATTGCCATTTCACATAAAGTGCCCCAAAATCACAAAATCTGAAAATGGCACTTATACAGGGGTGAAATGGCCCACCTCAAAAAGTGGTATGTTTTTTGGGCTGCTCATATCATTTCCCGTACATGCCTTTGCACATCACGTTTCAGCGGATATGCCCATGAGACGCAATTTTCTTCACTTTTTCCTTACATCTTCGAGTATTTTATTCATTTAAAGCATTGTGGTAGGCTAGGAACTCATGTTTTACTAAAATTTTGGagatcaaaacacaagatttgagCATGATTCGACAAATCAAAGTGCAGAATAATTAATTTaatagtcatttttataatgacaaaaatataaattacatTGTGCGTATTAAGCAGATAAATTGCAACTTTTACACACTAAAATAGCATGTGCCATACGCTTCAGGAGTGCTTCTCCGAACATACACATGCACATCCACACACCACGCCACACCAcccacacccacccacccacacacaagTCATTTTCTTGGATTAAGTTGGGATAACAAACATATAATTACTTATAATAGCATGTTATTCGCGATATTGCACACATGACATACATTTTCATTGCAGAGGCATTTGTGGTGGTTCAAAAATGTATGAAGCCCCTACAGTAAaagcaaggtgttccaaaacggtaatggtagctgtaatggccaccatcgttaccgttatgatacggacCACAATAGCCGTTACAGCCCCCATATCGGTTGTTACggctctttttttattttttgaaaaaattgttacAGGACCATTACGGGgccattacgggccgttacggcatgtttttctgtaatggccgttacggccatttcaaccccgtaacgcgtaacggttataaccgttaccgttacgtaacagccgttacagccattacataaccgattttgaataccttgagtACAAGTTGCCAATTAATCAAATAATTTCTAATTCCCATGAGCTTAGACGCTTCCTTGAACACAGGCATGCACATCCTCACACTGTGACACACCACCAACACACCCACACCCatacccacccacccacccacccacacaaGTCATGGTCTTGGATTTAGTAGGGATAACAAACATATAATTACTTATAATAGCATGTTATTCAAGATATTGCACACTTGACATATATTGTCATTGCCGTGGCATTTATGGTGGTTTAAAAAATGTATGAAGCCCCCTACAGTAAAAGTtgtcaatcaatcaaataatttCTAGTTCCCATAAGCTTACAAACTAAATTTAGAGGTCAGAGACTCACTTTTCATCCATACAGGCTAACAACCAACATTATTACCAAAGAATGGTGTGAAACACCATAGAGTACATGTCAAGAACACAAATAAATGATAGATTCTTttgtttcactttttttttttttccttttttatgatATTCTCCCATATTTTTTCGGTCAAAAAAATCCAGCCAACACTGTCTTTGATATGCTGCATATAGAATCATTTTGGGGCCCAGCCAATACACCCACCTATTACAATATTCAGTCTAGGTAGGGAGAGAGTTGTGTTCTCTGTTTGAGGGTAGTCTGATTACTTTGTATCTAGTATTCTATTAATAAATGCTCTCCATGGGTCATGGGTGAGAAACATGGTGTGTTGTAACCGCCATTATGGGGCCATAAAGGCCTTTACATAAacgtaacggtggcaaccgttacacgttatggggtcttAACAGCCGTTACGGAAAGAATGACCCATAACAGCCGGTACAACTCCCGTAACGGAAAGAATGACCCAAAACTGATGAGAGCCATTGTACCACTGACGGATCTTTATTTATAGACGGGGAAAGTCCTTGCATAAAGATACACAAACACACACCACAGGCACCCCCCGTTACGGAAAGAATGACCCATAACAGCCAGTACAACTCCCGTAACGGAAAGAATGACCCATAACCGATGAGAGCCATTGTACCACTGACGGATCTTTATTTATAGACGGGGAAAGTCCTTGCATAAAGATACACACACaggtagggctgttcacgagtcgagctagctcgaaaaactcactcgactcaactcgagtcAGCTtgaattgactcggcttgaatggtcgattcgagccgagccaagctaattatttgaagctcgagttcagttcaagccgagttcaaccagggggcatttcaactcgactcgactcgaagctcgaactagagctcgactcggctcgattaataaatatattaaataatatatattatatatattaatataatatatattatatatattaatataatatatatatatatatatatatatatattatactaatataagttttaactttttaacttaaaaaaaaaaaaaaaaaaaaccctagagtctctacccgaccgcacgcaccccctttccctttccctttcttctctttctctacccgctgCCAGCCACACGCCCgcccggaccaccaccaccagttttcatttcagctctacaatagtatgatttcaatctcttgagatctacttcttgggcgagaaacccaagaaattcgagatgggttcttcttagatttgttagagcttcaaggaaatccaatgatctgattggctagagctctttacttggatttctgatctgtgttatgctctgtttcttttctagtacttggatttctgttggtggaagaagatcaagaatagatcagttcttacaggtttcctcatccgattcaaagctttgtttggttttttcatcgggttttgctttgattctcctaagatttttgaatttttcatcaatggaggaggatcaagaacataatccattactctctcacccaacaagctcgagctcgactcgactcgaaccactagctcgactcgaactcgactcgacagctttgacaaacaagccaagcttcaatgttgagctcaaggccaagctcgagctcgagctcgaactcgagtatagcatggacaagCTTAGCCGCGCTCGAcacggctcgagtcagctcggattgacttggcttgaatggccgattcgagccgagccaagctaattatttgaagctcgagttgagttcaagccgagttcgaccagggggcatttcaactcgactcaactcgaagctcgaactcgagctcgactcggctcgattaataaatatattaaataatatatattatatatattaatataatatatatattatattaatataagttttaacttttaacttaaaaaaaaaaaaaaaaaaaaccctagagtctctacccgaccgcacgcacgccctttccctttccctttcttctctttctctacccgctgCCAGTCGCACGCCCGcccagaccaccaccaccagttttcatttcagctctacaatagtatgatttcaatttcttgagatctacttcttgggcgagaaatccaagaaattcgagatgagttcttcttagatttgttagagcttcaaggaaatccaatgatctgattggctagagctctttacttggatttcttatctgtgttctgctctgtttcttttctagtactagGATTTCTATTGGcaaaagaagatcaagaacatatcggttcttacaggtttcctcattcgattcgaagctttgtttggttttttcatcgggttttgctttgattctcctaagatttttgaatttttcatcaatggaggatgattaagaacaaaatccattactctctcaccgaacaagctcgagctcaactcgactcaaaccactagctcgactcgaactcgaactcgacaactttggcaaacaagccaagcttcaatgttgagctcaaggccaagctcgagctcgaactcgagtacatcatggacaagtcGAGCccagcttggcccacctcgactcggctcggctcgttgCCCACCTCTACACACagcaacacccccccccccctcgaaaataataaaaataaaaataaataaataaataatctgtaAGGTCCAATACTGACATGACGGATCTAACTGTACCAtccagtgttgtcatatgcgaccgcatatgcgcatatccatatgcaaatcgcatatgcgatcatggcatATGTGACCATGGCACATACGCGATCgcatatgtggcatatgtgaaaatatgcgattacatacagcatatgcgatcgcatattggccatgcacattgaatttttttattttttattttacaaaaaAACAACATTTTTCCTATAAAAgggcttccaaatctcctccatttgcaatattctcactccaaaattctcttactctatttttctcttacatttcttaattataagtgctctctctctctctctctctctctctctctctctctctctctctctctcttgtatttcctacttccaagtgatcttaatctctccctccctcactcttggaagttggaagatcaagattcaagaacTTTCAAGTTTCAAAGAAGATAgtttgttgattttctacaataataaataaatagcttgttaattttgttgttacttcttgttaactatattgttaaatgtcGATGACTTAATGTTTAATTCAATGATTGtatctctctcaaatgtattttaaatatgtaaaattagttatctattaacttagaaaagttctccttagtttcttatatatttttacatttttttttgaatttttcccttatatatatatatatatatatatatcatgtgcggttgcatatgcgatcgcacatgatcaCATATGCAATTCAACAACATTGGTACCATCCACCATTCCACACATCATACTTGCAAGAAAATACTTCCATAAGATGTTCTATTCTTCCTAAAATTGCCACAACCAATTACTTAAAAATGAATGAATCGTAAATATAATCTTTAAATTCTTGCACCTCCTTCCTGGTGTGCCTTACGAAGGTCCCCCCATCTCATGAGATGGAACTTGTGTCTTTCTTCCTTCACGATCTCTGCagcctctagatgatctttgcCAACCATTAGAATAGAGGCATAAAGTCAGCAAGTTAAGAGCACTTTTGGTGTAGGTTATGAAGCCTCCCAAAGGTAGGTAACTACTTTTACACACATCGAAAGTGTTCTTTCCACTCGCTTGACCACCCAGTCCCATGGACATCTAGTAGTTCTAATTCATAATGGACAAGATATGTTGAAGGAAGGCAACTTGCAATATATCCAAACGAATCTACCATCCCCCAAACACCACCCCTTTCCACCTGAACTCCTAGGATCTCACTTctttgttagtttttttttttttttttgccagagACTGCTTTGAATTTGAAGCACCTCAAACTTCCTTAATTTTGAAACTTTAGATACGCCCGCATCGGTAAATAGAAGTGTACTGTCCGCAAATTGCGGATAGGATGACTGGAATCTAGCTTGCACAACCTAAAGTCAAAGATGAACCCTCCAAGATAGCCTTCTTGATCATTCTACTCAAAGATTATGCCACAATAACAGATAGGTACAAGGACAATGGATCTCCCTGGTGCATGCCTTGGAACATTTGAAGAAACCTTTTTAAGACCCATCAACAAACACCAAGTGATGAGCCAAGCCTATCCACTCAGCAATCCACCCCCTCCATCTCACACCAAAGCTCATCCTCAGCATATATTTGAGGAACTTTTAAAGAAACTTTTTGGGGTCTTGACTAACCCGACCTTGTCCTAAACATTTATTGATCTTAATCCTAACCATCtgtattaataaaatattaatcATGACTAAAAAAATGCAACTCAACCAGATAGCCCTTCCATAGATCTGCATTGCAATAACACACTCAACAGAGAGATTAGAATAGCATGATCTTGGGCTAGTTTGAAAGCCTCAAAAGGCTTTTTTAGATGGAATGATTTCATGTCATTCGGAAATCATTTACATCCCAAAAAGTGGccaggaaaagaatgaaaaataacgGTACCATGAGTTGACACCTGAAGCGTGcttttattccttttcttttgccTCATCAATGCTTCTGCATCAAAAGATTGTTGAAGGAAGAGCAAGTGAAATTTATCTCCACCATTACTCCATAGATCAATAGGGAGGGCGTAATATGCGATCATACAGATCATGGCCCACAAGTGGTCCAATCAGATTTTAGATCCATGTGCATTGCTCATCTATGCAATATTCACATGCGTGCACTGTTCAACCATATATGTGCATGTGTTTGCCTGAATTGTTTTCCAAAACTTTCCTCTTTTAGATGACAAtagatttaatttttttaatttgtagACTTGTGTTGGATTGAGATCTTATTGGGCTTGGGCTGAAAATCCTCAACCCGACCTAGGttggttaggcttgggttgaggaaCCCAAACCCAGGTATGTATGTAGGTAACACGTGCATGCGTGTTTCCTCTTATTCGTAGGCTTGGGTTGAGTTGAGATCTTGTAGGGCTAGGGCTGAAAATCCTCAACCTGACcaagttgggttgggcttggattgagGCCTTGGGCAACCCAAAACATGATCCTGTGCATGTGCATGCGCGCGCATGTGttcatgtgtatgtgtgtgatgtACTACACATATAATTATATATGGGAAACACTATTATGGCAATGGACATTGAGCTGGGTCAGGCCTCAAGCTGACTTCTcttgagattgggttgggtttgggttgaccccCAACCAAACCATACCCACTAGATACCTTGAATTTATATAGGAAATTTGTATTAGAAGGAAAAAGGAAGATAATACACTTCATATACACGATGCTTTGTAACCCAACTCTAGCAAGAAAGGATTTCCAGAATTCTATGCTGATCTCTTCGGCAATGTATATTTCCAGGCCCTTCATTTCAGGCATTTTCTTTACTAGAAGATTTTCAAGCACATCAGCTGCACCACCAGTGGATACAGCTGTTGTTGGGGCACGTTGATCAGATTGCAACAGCTCTAGCCCACTTAGCCCCTGTGATTTCAAAGGCTTCGTGGTCCCCACAAAGTCCAATGCATTCAGGCCTCCGCCAAAGGCTAAACTATTATATCCATGTCGAAAAGCTAAACTTCTTGTTGTGGAATGGGCTTCTCGTATAAAATCTTTGAAGATTgtaatttttcttctcctttgattgTAGTTTTTGCACCACCTCGACGTTTTGTCAATAAAATTCATCTTTActcttaaataaaaatttaaaaaaaaaaaaaaaaaaacatgagacTAATTCCAAGACAACAAGACAGAGACAAACAAGACTGGACAAGCCTGACCTAGACAAGTTTTCTAGGTCCTAGGAATAAAATTTTACTGCTATCGAACATGCACTAAGGGTTTCTTTGGTATGAATACGACACAAAATAACTACTGTACAAACGTTTAGTACCAAGGTGTAATCATCACATCTTTTGCCCTCACTTCATTTGTCTGTTTAGCAATGAAGATATCAAAATTGTTAATAAAAGAAATCCATAAATTGCTACGTTTTTAATATTATGGTTTAATTGCTAAAGGACAAGAAaaggagagttttttttttttttttttttaaggataagaaaaggagagaaattttAACTAAAAAGGTGTAATAGTTGCATTTTTGCATTAAATGTTCCTACCATAATATATTTTGTATCCTACTACTAAACTAAGTCAACATACCATAAAGGATAACAAAATAATTTGGCTTTTGGACCACTTAGGTAGGTTAGATGAAGTGTATATCCCATGAAGCAGCATCAGATCTAGGACAAAAGGGTGCTTGCAACCAGCTCGAAAACTCCCAAAAGCATGTGCTTCCAAACACCTACTAACAAAAAATTGGAAATATGGGTGCCAATGCTCAATTGGTAACCCCTAGCAGTTAGGCGTTGGTGGAGTGGTTCAAGACAAGCACAAGGCATTAAAATTCCAGCTTGATTGGTTAAGGAGATCCTAACCGTGTTGATTTGATAACTATTTTTGTGACCTTAAGATGGTCCAATAATTCTTTATGGACCTTCCCGTGGTGGAAGGAGATTCGAGGAGTGTTGTCAACTAAGCTTCCGCTTTGTGTACAGCTTCTTGGAAGAGACAACCTACTGTTACTGAGATTAAGGCTTTGGACTTTGTTGGGTCAACTTGTTTTTGCATTACTCCTACATATGGGAACTCAATTACAGATTCTCTTGCCAAAGATAGTGTGTCAAGGTCGTCTCTTGTAAAAGGCTGACTCTATTGCTagtctttctttccttttctttaataaaattttgcTCTATCAAAAAAATATGGCTACTTAAGCTAAAAAAGGTGTGAGTGGAAGTTTTTTGTAGCTCCACTTGGACTCGTCAGATTCCTAGTTCAATATAGTGAGTCATTCATAGATGCAAGGAGGGATGAAGCACGATtcagtctgaacatgcatattttCGCAATTCCCAATGCCTTAGAACAACCCTAGACATGCTAAAAGAAATCTCCTAAAGAGAAGCAAACAAAATTGGAGCTTCCCTTCTCAAAATAAAGGGACATCATCGGATCTAAACAATGTGGGAGGCATATGGTGGTTGGAACATGAAACTCTATATGTTTGGAGAATAAGCAAAGAATCAAAAGGTTCAAAGAAAACTAAGTCAAGGTTTAATCATTGGGATGTTCTTTTCTCATTAGATCATACACACACAAAATGGCTCCTCAGTTCTACCAATCTGCCTTCCACAAAAAGTAATTGAAATCCCCACCATGTAGAATCTAGAATCTTCTAACTAACTCCTCCCTTGTCACAATTGCATTCTGAATCAAGCAAAAGGTTCAGGTAACCTGGCCATCTTAAAATGGCTCCTCAGTTCTACCAAGCTCACTTCCACTATACCAAAAAGAGAAGACATCAAAATCACTGCCACTTTAATGGTGATAGAAGTAAGGACTCCATGTGGTCAACAATACCTCTATATTAGTTCTTGACCTTACTGTCTTgattcttcttttccttcggaTTATCaggaaataataataacaacaacaacaacaataataaatcttCTTGCCCCGTACTTTGATAGTATCTTTTGTAATACCAACATTTTTTATGAACTAACAACTGAAATTAAATCCACGAAAGTATcttccacataaacatcatttgTACCAGCAATTCTAAATGAAGACCTTCATAAATTCATGCACAAACAATTAAATTTTCAAAACGAATCCTACTTAAAGAAAATCTGTATGAACCACAATCCGCACCTTCACATTAGATTCCAAAGCTTTGAATTTTCCATCACACAGTCAAACAAATTCGAAAATGTACGAAATAACACAAAACGTACTATTTATTGAATGGGCTAACTAAAGAAACATCAACAAAGAACAAAAAATGTTTCTATATAAGAACAAACCGGATATGAATAAATCGAACCCAGTTCAAAATATTACAGACACAATCGCACCTCTCCGAAAACCACAAATGATAAGAGAACAAGAGGGGGACAAGAAAATAGTCATTTAACCCAGGTCAGTTGCACATATAAATCCCACTAGCGTACCTGTGATTCACTTGGTAGAAGTCTGGCTTGTCATCGGAAACGGGACTTAGAGAAATCCCAGAAAGCGTGCTAGCTCCTTGCACTGAGAACTTCACAAAAGCAACAACATCGATCTCTTCCCCTGACTCCAGCTCGCTAGGATCAATGGGCATCCGTGCTCTTAGACATCCAGGCGGGGCCTTCAGAGGAATATCCTGAACATGCCATCTCAATTCTCTCTCTGCCCGATTCAAAACTGCCTTTGGTGACACCTTAAGCAGTGTAGGGTCCACGGGCAGCTTCAAAACAAACGTCACATTGTGCAACGGTGTCATCAACTCGGGATTCGGTGCATACTGTACCATCACAGAAAGCAGCGTCCCGCTGTGACGCTGAACCAATCGGACCCGCAAAGGAATTGGGGTGAAACGAGGCTGCAAGCTGTACTTCAAGATAGGCACCGGCTCCTCAACAGCTTCAGTCCGTATATGAAACAGCCCATCTCCAAGGCTGCTGATCCGAGAGCCCTGCATCACAACCCTCTTCACCCCAGTTGTACCATTGATTCGGAAAGAGAATTCAGTTTCTTTCCCGCCCGATTCCTTCATTGGCAGCGTTTTCAAATACACAATGCCTTGCAATCCAACTCTGGCAAGCAGGGATTCCCGGAATTCTACACTGATCTCTTCGGCAATGTACATTTCCGGGCCCTTCATTTCGGGCATTTTCTTTACTAGAAGATTTTCAAGTGCGTCAGCTGCACCCCCAGTGGATACAGCTGTTGTTGGGGCAGGTTGATCTGATTGCAGCAGCTCTAGCCCACTTAGCCCCTGTGACTTCACAGGCTTCGTGGACCCCACAAACTCCGACGCGTCCAGGCCTCCACCAAAGGCATTGTCTAGCCCTTCAAAAGTTTCTGACAGCGTAGCCTCCTCATTGCTGAACTCAATCCCGCCATAATCCCCTTCAAAACCCTCCACCCCAATGAACGTCGACTGGGTCGCCGCAGCTGGCGGAAGCGTCGTGACCTCGAGGCCAGCCAGCGCTGTTGCAACATCAGATGGCACTGCAGGCCCGTCCTTACTCTTCTTGAAACCACCCACGAGCTCTTCCGGTTTGTTGATCACATTGCTCGCAGCAAATGGGTCTTTCTCCGCCTCAGGGACGGATTCTTCCGGTTTCTGCTGCGGCTGGTCCTGCGGGTCGGCCGGGGCAGGGGCAAGCGTGGCTGCAATCTCATCCCCGGCTGCCAGCGTCTCTGGCGGCAGCTCGAAGCTCGCGCTCGAGAAGAGCTCCACATTGGCCTCGTGCTCAGTAGACAGCCCCTCCACGGCAGGCCAGACCTCAGCCCCACGGACACGGTTCTCAGCATCGATCGCGGAATGGACCATCTTGGCAATTCCCTCGCCATGGATGGATGAGAGGATGGTAGCAAGGCGGATGCTGCTGACGCCACGGAGGACGATGTCGAGCGCCATGTAGATCTCAGCGTACTTGCGGTGGAGCTTCTCAGGGGTCACTTCAACGCCCCGACAGGCGGCGACAACGACGGACACGGCCTGATTGACGGTCTCGATGCATTCGAAGACGTTGGAGAGATCAGCAGTGGTGATTGCAAGGACATAGATGGAATTCACAAGGCGGTAGACGACGCGATACTTGGATTCCAGGCCAATGAGGATCTGGCCGCTGGAAGCGGCAAGGGGATCGTCGCCGAGGGATGAGGTGGGGTCCGCGTCAGATAAGATGGGGTTCGGGTTCGGGCTCTTACCGGAAGAGAACGATAGACGCGTCTGACGGAAAGAGGAAAGGGCGGAGAGGGCGCGGGCCGGGGGGAACCATTCTCGGGTCTGGAGGAGGATGTCGGGTCCATTGGTAGGTTGGAGCGAGAGAGCCAAACACGCCATTCTCTTCTTCAATCTTGGGTGGCTGGGATTGAAGGGTCTGTTAGGGTTTTGGGGCAGTCATGGAGGAAGGGTTTGAAGAGACTTTTGTTTCGGATCGGGATAAGATGGGATCTGTCGCGTTTGAATCGTCAGATCTGATTTGAgaagcagagagagggagagagggagcgaACTTCTACAGATTTTTTGATCGAGCATTTCTTCGATATGAGACGAAAAGAGAGGAAAGGAACGGAGAAATTTACAGCTGTACGATCCATTTATGGACCATTTACATTTGtgagcccacttctttttacctttcaAGAATAAGCCCCGTACGTACGGACGGCTTCCAAAAAGTCGAAAATGCACCCTGCTTTTCCTTCCGCAGGAGGATCGAGCGCTGACGCTCACCGATCtccgggttgtacgaacggttcaaaagtgatcaaagttacacggccccacagttatgtatttattatatccaaagatcaactggaccacactacaaagagcagcggaaaattgactttcaccgttgaaacttttgtagggcccaccataacatttagtttccatccaatctattcataatgtcacaaagacctggatgaagaggaaaaacaaattttgtaatgatccaaaacttctgggacccctaaaagggtttcaaaggtagacgttcaatcttccactgccttttatagtgtggtccttgatagctaaatctatcttatttttcttcccaaacgTTAGTACGAGttggccaaatagatggacggtttggatataacacatacctcat
Coding sequences:
- the LOC131217241 gene encoding uncharacterized protein LOC131217241, which produces MACLALSLQPTNGPDILLQTREWFPPARALSALSSFRQTRLSFSSGKSPNPNPILSDADPTSSLGDDPLAASSGQILIGLESKYRVVYRLVNSIYVLAITTADLSNVFECIETVNQAVSVVVAACRGVEVTPEKLHRKYAEIYMALDIVLRGVSSIRLATILSSIHGEGIAKMVHSAIDAENRVRGAEVWPAVEGLSTEHEANVELFSSASFELPPETLAAGDEIAATLAPAPADPQDQPQQKPEESVPEAEKDPFAASNVINKPEELVGGFKKSKDGPAVPSDVATALAGLEVTTLPPAAATQSTFIGVEGFEGDYGGIEFSNEEATLSETFEGLDNAFGGGLDASEFVGSTKPVKSQGLSGLELLQSDQPAPTTAVSTGGAADALENLLVKKMPEMKGPEMYIAEEISVEFRESLLARVGLQGIVYLKTLPMKESGGKETEFSFRINGTTGVKRVVMQGSRISSLGDGLFHIRTEAVEEPVPILKYSLQPRFTPIPLRVRLVQRHSGTLLSVMVQYAPNPELMTPLHNVTFVLKLPVDPTLLKVSPKAVLNRAERELRWHVQDIPLKAPPGCLRARMPIDPSELESGEEIDVVAFVKFSVQGASTLSGISLSPVSDDKPDFYQVNHRYASGIYMCN